Proteins from one Paraburkholderia sp. BL10I2N1 genomic window:
- the pgaB gene encoding poly-beta-1,6-N-acetyl-D-glucosamine N-deacetylase PgaB, with translation MSANHSLNTAKHALARGLALLLVLAGMYIDARPAFAQQPSVPAAPGPTFATVSFHDVVDARPDLDDEAITAERLVSFFDWLRGNGWTAISLDDLARAGRGEKALPAKAVLITFDDGYRSLYTRVYSLALAYGYPIVAALVTDWMQPPAGAMVSYGGRMVSRERFITWDQAREMQRSGLVEFALHTQSLHDEVVGNPQGNTMPATVTRSYSAGAGYQSEADFAAALRTDLEAGSATLRRELGRAPRALVWPYGRYNAIGTQAARDLGFEFAFALDQGPSYLNEPLRIARYLPTYNPPLVELVENLQPDPNVRRVDRLVCLDPAALWAGDENASNERLGHAIERVRALGVTGVVVDAVRRDVQGRITAAWFPTGELPLAGDWLSRVAWQMHTRAGVEVYARLPHRAALAALGDEARVLRLYKDLGGLVPLDGWLLEDTDAPTQSMRFDDPPPLFDHRPDIPLSWSAWAARKRREAMLDTLVQSDRPDALGWRAFAVLDAARPGLKLLWLAPSRATTTPHPLADISLVPAGFGDQVADNRVAPVDPTLARWFTGATPPDAHLLARTAMDFERHGGVSLGWCPDNPVADLPEAVVAAPGVSAAVFPVRH, from the coding sequence ATGAGCGCGAACCATTCCCTGAACACCGCGAAACACGCCTTGGCGCGCGGGCTGGCGCTGTTGCTGGTGCTGGCGGGCATGTACATTGACGCGCGGCCCGCGTTCGCGCAGCAACCCTCTGTGCCGGCCGCACCAGGCCCAACCTTCGCCACGGTCTCGTTCCACGACGTCGTCGACGCCAGGCCTGACCTGGACGATGAGGCGATCACCGCCGAGCGCCTGGTGAGCTTCTTCGACTGGCTGCGTGGCAACGGCTGGACCGCAATTTCGCTTGATGACCTCGCGCGCGCCGGTCGCGGCGAGAAGGCGCTGCCGGCCAAGGCGGTGCTGATCACGTTCGATGATGGCTACCGTAGTCTGTACACCCGGGTCTATTCGCTCGCTCTGGCTTACGGTTATCCGATCGTAGCCGCGCTGGTGACCGACTGGATGCAGCCGCCCGCGGGCGCGATGGTCAGCTATGGCGGCCGGATGGTGTCGCGCGAGCGCTTCATCACCTGGGATCAGGCGCGCGAGATGCAGCGCTCCGGCCTGGTCGAATTCGCGCTGCACACCCAATCGCTGCACGATGAAGTCGTCGGCAACCCGCAGGGCAACACCATGCCCGCAACCGTGACGCGTAGCTATTCGGCCGGAGCCGGCTACCAGAGCGAGGCAGATTTCGCGGCGGCCTTGCGGACCGACCTTGAGGCCGGCAGCGCCACGCTGCGGCGGGAGCTGGGCCGCGCGCCGCGTGCGCTGGTGTGGCCTTACGGTCGCTACAACGCGATCGGCACTCAAGCGGCACGCGACCTGGGCTTCGAGTTCGCATTCGCGCTCGACCAGGGCCCCTCTTACCTGAACGAGCCCTTGAGAATCGCTCGCTACCTGCCCACCTACAACCCGCCGCTGGTGGAACTGGTCGAGAATTTGCAGCCCGATCCGAATGTGAGGCGGGTAGATCGTCTTGTTTGCCTCGACCCGGCCGCTTTGTGGGCAGGCGACGAGAACGCGAGCAACGAACGCCTGGGCCATGCGATCGAGCGGGTGCGCGCGCTGGGCGTGACCGGCGTCGTGGTCGACGCGGTGCGCCGCGACGTCCAGGGGCGAATCACCGCCGCCTGGTTCCCGACCGGCGAACTGCCACTTGCGGGTGACTGGCTCTCGCGCGTTGCCTGGCAGATGCACACCCGTGCCGGCGTAGAGGTCTACGCTCGCCTGCCTCACCGCGCAGCGCTCGCCGCCTTGGGCGACGAAGCGCGTGTTCTGCGTCTCTACAAAGACCTGGGCGGACTGGTGCCACTGGACGGGTGGCTCCTCGAAGACACCGACGCGCCGACGCAGTCTATGCGCTTCGACGATCCGCCACCCCTGTTCGATCATCGCCCGGACATTCCCCTGAGCTGGTCCGCATGGGCGGCGCGCAAACGACGAGAGGCGATGCTCGATACCCTCGTCCAGAGCGATCGCCCAGATGCGCTCGGCTGGCGGGCTTTCGCCGTGCTGGATGCCGCGCGACCCGGGCTGAAGTTGCTATGGCTCGCGCCGAGCCGCGCCACCACCACGCCGCACCCGCTCGCCGATATCAGCCTGGTGCCCGCGGGCTTCGGCGATCAGGTCGCCGACAATCGCGTCGCGCCGGTCGATCCCACGCTTGCCCGCTGGTTCACCGGTGCCACGCCGCCTGATGCACACCTGCTCGCCCGTACGGCCATGGACTTCGAGCGCCACGGCGGCGTCTCACTGGGCTGGTGCCCTGACAATCCTGTTGCAGACCTGCCCGAGGCGGTTGTCGCGGCGCCCGGAGTGTCGGCGGCTGTCTTCCCTGTGCGGCATTGA